The segment AGAGACCCCCGGTGTGGGTCAAATAGACCGACACTGTCCCCTTACCCGAGTCCCACTCCATTGACCCCTGCGCAACCCCCACAGCTTCTGGGAGGGAAGCCATGGCTGACCCTGGGACCTGTCCTGGCCAGACAATTCCCAGGTTGTGAAGAGAAACACATGGGCAGGTGTTATCACAAATTCCCATGCATGTTGTTTCCTTCTGCGCTTCTCAGGGTTGTGCCAAATGCAACTGCCTTTTGTTTTGCCTGGGTATGGAAACTGATGGGACAGAGCTGAGACCCCTGCTCGTGTCTGAGAATAAGCAACACCAAACCTCAGTCTTTCACCACCGACCcccttctgattctgtgcttggAATTTAGGCTTGCAGCCCTCACTGTGAGTCAGAGAGGGTCCAGGGGATGAAACTCAGAATTCTAGTGTAGGTGGACCCAAGTGACAGTGGGAAGGATACTTGCCTTAAAGTGGCCAACagtagtttgatccccagaaccccagatggtcccctgagttctgtcaggagtgattcctttgttttgttttggtgtcacccTCGGCtggactcagggtttactcttgttctgcactcaggaatcactcctggaggtgcttgggggaccctatctGGTTCAGGAATAGCCTTACCACTATTCTATCACTTgggccccaggagtgattcctgaacacagaggcaggagtaagccttgagcactgctgggtgtaggtcTACCccatccctgaaaaaaaaaaaatcactgtcagctggagcgatagcacagtagttgggctttcacctttcacacagccgacccgaaaaaaaaaatgtaattctaaAATTGTGAAACAATGAGAACAGACGCTACGAACATGAGGGCTTTGTAACCCAGAAAACACTTCATGAACCTCAAGTATGATGGGGTCAGGGAGATCGTACAACAGTTAGGAAGCTTACTTGGCATATGTTTGAcgtggattccatccccagcaccccatatagtcccccaagacccgccagaaatgatccctaagtgtagaaccatgagtaagtcctcagtacctccaggggtggcccaaaggctatgaaataaacaaataaatctcaaagatggatgggggctggagcaatagcacagcagatagggcatttgccttgcacgcggccgacccgggttcgattcccagcatcccatatggtttcctgagcaccgccaggggtgattcctgagtgcagagccaggagtaatccttgtgcattgctaggtgtgacccaaaaaagcaaataaataaataaataaatctcaaagatgGTAAATTCCTCCGTGTGTGTAGCGGGTCTCACCCACACCATGCATGCCCAGCTCCATCCATAGCCAGTTCAGGACAAGCCCCTTCAAGTCACACCCCTTTGTCCCCGCCCACCAGACATGATTGGTCCCAAGACGTCCAATAAGGATGCGCCTTATTTACCACTCCCCAGGCCACACCCTCATACTCCCGCCCTTCTGAGATCCCGCACCTCCCTGATCCAAccccctttctctctggcctcagcccTTGCCCTGCCCCTTACCACGCCTTCCGGGTCCACAAGCAGCAGGTGCTTGGGCTGCCCAGCGTGCATGCCAGTGAGCACGTACTGCCCTGGGTTCGTGACGCTGTCACGCACAAGGAAGTCCCCATCGGCGCGTAGCAGTTTCTCTGCAGCCCGACGGCTCATCTGGCCGTGGTACCAGGGTTCCTGCCGCAGCTGTTCCTCCGTGGGGGCGATGGGGGCCCGGCGGGTCGGAGGGCTGGGCCACTGGTCCTCCACGGGGACCGTGGCTGCAGGGGCTGCCGTGACCGCCACCAAGGAGCACTCGTGCAGCTTCAGGGCGTCCTCAAAAGGTCCTGTAGGCAAAGACAGCGTGGGACGCAGCGGTCCAAAGCTGCCTTCTGCTGGGAAGTCggcgggggtgaggggacagCCCCAAAGACTGGGTGGTGAACCCTGCGTGTCCACCTAGCTCTGAGTACACTGGATCCCTACTGGGCCCCTCCTGGTACCTCACCGGGCTCTGAGTCCACCACTGAGCAGGTTCTGTGCCAGGTGAGTGCTAAGAATGTGTGTCCCAAGGCGAGCCGTATGCAtgagctgtgtgtgcatgttgggcGTGTGCTGAAGGCGTGTGCCCTGTGTGTAGAGTGTGCGTGAGCTGAGCATGCGTGTGGGAGCTGTGACTCACCACCCCGGCCACACGCAGCCTCATACAAGAGAAATGTGGGATGACTTGGCCCCGACACCCCAGTGCCTGGCACTTTGCCCCCaaatcttgccttgcacgcctctTCTTTGATGAGTCTGCCACGTGACCAAGACTAGCCAATCGCCATGGTCCACTCATTCACACCCTTGCCAGCGAGTGCCTGGGGTGAGCACGTGACCCGCGGTGGGAGGCTCAGAGGTAACTGGCATTTTTCACTGGGAACCGAGAAGATATAGTCCTGCCTCCAAGGGGTTGTGGTTATGTGGTGCCCGGAGGGATGGAGGGGCATTACACTCCCGTTCCGTCTGAGGAAGGTGGTGAGCCAGGAACCAGCTCAGGCCCAGAGATATGGGATATAGTATATctctgcacatatatatatatatatatatattatatcactgtatcactgtcgtcccgttgctcatcgatttgctcgagcgggcgaaagtaacgtctccattcgtccctgttgcgttcagggtcaggggaatgaggcccattattgttactgtttttggcatatatatgtacatatatatgcatatatatatgtacatatatacatatatgtatatggagcgatagcacagcgggtagggcatttgccttgcacatggccggcccaatctcaattcctcttcccctctccgagagcccggaaagctaccgagagtatctcgcccgcacgagagtattcgatataccaaaaacagttacaagtcttgcaatgaagacgttactggtgccgcttgagcaaattgatgagcaacgggatgacagttgacatatatatatatatatatatatatatatatatatatataatctgagCTGGCACAGTCCAGCCCCTAGCATGCTTGATTCTCCCAAGTACcagcaggtgtgggccaaaagccAACCCCCGCCCCTAAAAATAACTAAGAACCAATTCAAGTATCTGTCAGTAAGAGGAGGTTGACAGGTGAGATGGTTGGGGGCGGGGCTTTCCACTGGCttgggtggttctcagggacctGGGGTCCCCAGAGGGGAGGGACTGGAGAGCAAGATTAGACTAATGTCACAAACAGTGCAGAGGGTGTTCTGGGTACAGGCCTCCTCCATTAGACAAAGCCCTGCCTCAGGCTGGAGcaccccagagggaagaaaagataGGGGTTTCCTACTAGTTCTCATTGGTTAGAAGCTCCCTCATCAGTCTGGGTCCCCCAGGGAGCAGAAGGTGCCTACTCTGTCAGACTAGAATTCTCATAGGGAGAAGCttgggcctcctccctcagaccatGGAGTCGAGGAGGAAGAAGCTGGGAACTGGAGGAAGTGGGGGATGGCTAAGGCCTTCCTGATCTGACCAGGGGGATTCCAAAGAAAACCAAGCTCCCATTCCATCAATTCAGAAAGGCccaaggggagagggtggggcctcCTAGGTGAGACCCCAGGTTGCTGGGGTAtaccactccccccgcccccatgtccCATCCGGCTCATCCCTACATACGCATGTCAAACAGGTCCTTCTGGGGACTGTCCTCGGGGCGCAGAAGCTCCAGGGCATCCAGGCCCTGTGTGTTGACATAGAGGTGATCCTCATAGTCTTGGGGGCCTCGGGCGTCCGCCTGCACATAGCCAtcccctggcggggctggggggaagcAAGGAGAGGAAGTCAGTGATGGGGAGCCCAAAGGAAGGGCTTGCAGAGTGCAGGAATGCAGGAGGGAGGCATGGCCACACCTGGAATCCTCCTGCAAACCTCAGAACCTGATCCACACCTGGGAGCAACAGTTCACACCTGGGAGTGCAGTTCATACCTGAGAGCCCCCCGCTCACACCTGGGAATCCAGTTCACACCCTGAGACACCAACCACACTTGGGAATTCAGTTCACGAACCTGGGAGCACAGTTCACACCTGGGAGCACAGTTTATACCTGGGGGCCTTGGTCACACTGACCCCACCATACATGTCTCCCTCTGCCCATTAGCATGGTCATAGGGAGGGAGCGGGGGGACGGATATCTGCCCAGCCCCATGCTGGGCAGCCAAAAGAGGCCAGCAAGCCCCCTTGTTTATACTCAGTTTCCAAGTTTCAGAATAGCAGCAGTCAAGCGCTGTTCTTCCTGCAATTACGGTAGCACCCTGATCCAGCGGGAGTTTGTTTCTGTTGTCATTCCACTTCCGGATTtcctttccatattttatttattattttgttgttgttgttttgggagcaccacacccggcagtgctcagggcttcctcctggttctgtgctcagggatcactcctgatgggattcTAGTACtgctaggggaccctatgggtgccgggtattgaacctgtgttgactgcatgcaaataAAGCCCCATCCACTGTACTGTGTCCCTGGCTCTGCTTTGTCCCACAGTAGCTGGATATTCAGGGTCCAatctctgtctttttttgttttggttttggttttggggtcacacccagtggtgctcaaggcttactcctggctctgcactcagggaacattcctggcagggctcaggggaccctatgaagtactggggactgaatctgagtCGGTCATATGCAAAGTGATAACCTTCCACACTGGACCATTGCTCTGCACCCCAGGATCCAATCTCTGGGtttttgtgggtgttttttttttttgccaatatcattacctctggctctgcactcactacGGAGGGTGTCGGGGGGAGGGAAAAGGTCAAATCATTTTGTGCCCCAGATACTGTCTtcgtgaagtggggagaagacagGAGTGGCTGCCTCCAGAGGTGGGGTGACGCCTGGAGCTTCCAAACTGCGTCTGGTAAAAGTGCGGTTTCGGGgtgagagagctcaacaggctggagcccATGCTCAGCACGCAGGCGGCCCCATCTgatccccattttattttattttggggagccacaccgagcagtgctctgtggtcgggaatcactcctggcaggatcaggggacactatgggatgctggggattcaaccctggtggccgcgtgcaaggcccgttcctcctggcagtggtctctctctggccctgactccCACTACTAAACAGTtctccaagcaccgctgggagtggccctgcagcactgagctgggagtcatcCCGAGCACCGTTCACTGTGGCCCCATCCACCAAAAAACGTTAGGGTTGAGTGTGGGCATTCCACTGAGTCAGCTTTGAGGATGCAGTAGGTGATGGGTAGGGAATAGCCCACCCTACCCCTCTCCAGAAGGAGTTCAGGGTCCTCTAGACTATCACCAGCAGGGCAAGGGTAGGAGGATGATAGTAGGGTCACAGGGCTGGAACTGTGGAGGGGTAAAGCACACGTCTTACATGTGTGAGACATGGATCCATCCTgacagaggaagggaaagggggaggagaatgaggatgaggaggaaggaagaggaggaagaggaggaggaggaagaggaataagaggaagaggaggaggaggaagaggaggaagaggaggaggaggaggaggaagaaaaagaagaagaaagctggagtgatagcacagcaggtaggacatttgccttgcatgcggccgacccaggtttgattcccagcatcccatatgatccctcaagaaccaccaggagtaattcttgagtgcatgagcaggagtaaaccctgtgcatcgccaggtgtgactcaaaaagcaaaaaaaaggaagaagaaaaaaaagaagagggaggaggaagagaaagaggaggaggaggagaagaagaaagaggagaagaaaagatagcATCTAGGCTGTTGGAATTCTAACTGGTAAGATCCTAGTGGACATTGGACATTGTTGCTGGGGCACTGACATATTGCTAGGAGTTCTCAGCCACAGATTTAGGAGCGCTGAACAAGAGTAACAAAGGCACCAGAGCCAGAGATGCTGGTGAGCCTGCTGGGTATCAGCCCACAAGGTGGACGCCCGCCTGGCATAAGTGGGTGGCATTCAAACACACCAGCCGGGAGGATTCTGCTGCCTAGTAGTGAAATGCCCAGATTATTTGGAAAGACCTAAAAATAGGGCTGCACAGATGTTTGCAGGCTGGGAGGGAACAGACTGCCATGGCAGGCGGTGGGcggccacctggcagtgcccattgGAGAACAGCCACTGCCACCACCAGCGATGTGACTAAGGCCGGTGGCTGGTTACCCAGTAGCTCAGTGCCCGGTTCCCTGGACAGGGGTGCGCAGCAGCAGGTACAGCCACTAGGTCCATCAGAGGGTCAGTTCACTGAGCAAACTCTAGGGGCGCTTGTTCAAAGAGACACAGgttggggctgaagcgacaggacagccttgcaatcagccaactcaggttcaatccccagcatcccagagggtcccctgagcaccatcagaaatgatccctgagcacagagccagggagtcagcccggagcactgcccggtgtgatccccaaaccaaggAATGAAACAAAGAGACACAGatgggggccggggagatagtacaacagggagggtggACGCCTCACACGTGACTGATGtggtttcaatccccggcaccctgtagggtcccctgaataccacaaggagtccttgagcacagagccaggagtcagtcctgagctctgctggacatggccctgaaacaaacaacaacaaaaaaaacaaacaaaagagcggGCAGGGCCAGGTGTGGGGAGCGTGAGGGGAACTGAACACTCTAGCAGGTGAAAGAGCAATGAAGTAATGATAGAAAGCAACATGGAGAactcttcaaaaaacaaaacggaggggccggagagatagcacagtgggtagggcgttcgccttgcacgcggctgacacgggttcaatccccggcatcccatatggtcccccaagcaccgccaggagtaattcctgagtgcaaagccaggagtaacccctgagcattgctgggtatgacccaaaaagaaaaaacaacaacaacaacaaaaaaaaaaacggaggatcggggctggagcgataacacagcgggtagggcgtttgccttgcacgcggccgacccgggttcaaatcccagcatcccatatggtcccctgagcaccgccaggggtaattcctgagtgcagagccaggagtaacccctgtgcatcgccaggtgtgacccccccccaaaaaaaaagcaaaaaaaaaaaaaacggaggatcaaatgggatgtttgctttgcatgtggccaacccgggttcaatccaagcgtcctatatggtcccccgagcaccgccaggagtaattcctgagaactgtggggtgtggccccaaaaagaaaaaaagaaccagaagTCACGCCCATcggacccagcaatcccacttcttggcatctatcccccaaacacaaaaacaatcattcgaggcgcatatgctgcctgagcccatgtgctgcttgtgcctgcgtggccgagcacatgtggtgcccgagcacatgtgtcgcctacatctccccccttgagatgtgtactttcatgctttcgtgtccagtgctaggatgtgtgtagagctctctccacccttggaaaagcccgagttctctcttgagtgtgttactctttttttttttttttttttttttggtttttgggtcacacccggcgatgcacaggggttactcctggctctgcactcaggaattactcctggcggtgctcaggggaccatatgggatgttgggatttgaacccgggttggccgcgtgcaaggcaaacgccctgccctacccgctatgctatcactccagcccccttgagcgtgttactcttactattctctctcccacttatcctttcctccttccctcagaaacctctaaataaaatctgtttactcacacacacacaaaaaacaaccaATCATTCGACAGGTTCTATACAAGTGTCTGTTCATCATGGCACTTAGTACACCAGCCAcaatgaaaacaacccaaatgatgATTGATCcaactatggaatactatgcagctctgagaaagaacgaaatcatgcaatttgccacgaCATGGATGATACTAGAAGACATCATGCTGAgggaagtcagaaggaaagagacagatatagaatgatctgtctcataggtgggacttaaagatacacggCAAGGCTggggcctgccttgcacatggctgatacaGATTCGATCCCAAAAACCACATACATAGGTACTGGATaccaaccctaagtgttttaggcttcactggtgaattgaccctttcctcctcccagagaagcttcccCTGCCCTTGCTAACAGCCCTAATTTGGTTacagtctatcttcaacctttccttcctgttggatattaaccctaagtgctttaggcttcatcagtgaattgccccctttcttcctcccagagaggCTTAATATGCTCCTGCTGGCAaccctaatttggttaaagtttatccttaacctttcctttgtattttacctctcatttgtcacagttccccaagtcagtcttgattactagaagccaaaactttctagtaattctgaactttgtatttgtgctgctttgtatttgaagtgctgtatatttgtacctgcttttctatctccCCTCTAGTAGCCTTTTTATaatttactatagagcaatgttctttggttaaacacagaaagacaattaatgctgtgctcctaatatttggttttttttttttttttttgctttttgggtcacacccagcaatgctcaggggttactcctggctttgcactcaggaattactcctggcagtgcttgggggaccatatgggatgccggggatcgaacccgggtcggccgcgtgcaaggcaaacaccctacccgctgtgctatcgctccggcccctgtgctcctaatatttggattGACTCTGAGAtacatctgctcctgggcataattacttggtcataattacttgaatCAGGTtccagttgctgtagttcctaacaccccaaaagttTTTGGAAGGTcccaccgtgggactgggatggacccggggcaaaTGGCAAAGctacctggcattgaaatgggacattctagaaagcataaatgcatggtcttgatgcaagctgttacaacctgagacaggacccccatggggaaggacaagctgaactggttGGGGAGTTAGTCTGgcatttacggtaaaagccttgcttgctctcagagcccagagaactaagtgctgggatctttgtctcttactgtgtttatccaaacaactgcaagtattgataacttatacaactagagggaaagataaaagcaatgtagatgtctctgggagacagagtgtcttcttgagttgatctccccaagacaatttcctctgccaaatgttgaTCTctataaatgaccaatcacacctgtccttaccttataccccctcagatgttctgtaagtatgctagcaactctgcattaaagaggccattttcaccatcaggctgtggtccccgtttccctgtctctttgttggggtggtggggaggtggggaggcggttCTGGGctacagaacacacacacacacacacacacacatcacagcagcccccctccccggagatttactttgtgaactcacacatacggttccccaaccctgccagaagtgagccctgagctcagagcctgagcagttctgggtgtggccccaaaactaaacaaaaaggaTTCACAGGGAGGTAGTAATACAGGGTCAAAAGCAACATAAAGGGGGAACTAACAATTAAGGTTTCAGGGTTTCTTGCAGGAAGATAGATTGAaaaggagggacactggggactggagcaatagcacagcaggtagggtgtttgccttgcactcggccgacccaggtttgattcccagcatcccatatggtcccctgagcaccgccaggagtaattcctgagtgcagagccaggagtaacccctgtgcatcaccaggtgtgacccaaaaaccaaaaaaaaaaaaaaaaagaaaagaaaaaggagggacactgggacccTCGGGGGAGGAAGGTTCATATCCTGGTGAGGGGTGTGCTGTCGGAATTGTGTGCACAGGAAACCGTCACTAAGAATACTGTTAATCACAGaacttcaatatatttttttttcttattgggccACCCCCGACGGTGCTCAAGgattctggttctgtgcccagggaatcactcctggcattactcagggcaccatatggggatgctggggatcaagccccggGTGACCATGTTCGAGGTAAGCACCTTCCCAACTGTACTATTACTGCAGCCCCTCTGTATATTTGGGGGGTAGCCAcagccggcggtgctcagggctgactcctgtgtgcactcagggatcacttcaagCTTGGAGGCCACATGCGATACCAAAGATAGAttacagtacagtggatagggcgtttgccttgcatgctgccgacccgggttccattcccagcatcgcatatggttcccctgagtaccgccaggagtaattcctgagtgcaaagccaggagtaaaataacccctgtgcactgccggtgtgacccaaaatgcaaaaaaaaaaaagaagaaattgaactcaggtcagtcgtgtgcaaggcaaatgcctcctcagctaatttttttttgctttttgggtcacacctgacaatgcacaggggttactcctggctctgcactcaggaatatccctggtggtactcaggggaccatatgggatgctgggaatcgaacccgggtcagccgcatgcaaggcaaacgccctacccactgtactattgctccagcgacCCCCGCCAGCTAATTtttagaaaaagcaaaaagaaaagagaatggaaaGAGACAGAGTGGGGCtcagaaaggggagggaaggggtcctTCATGGCTAGAGACCTCTGACCCATACCTGAGGGGCCCAGATCCCATTGCAGGCCTCGGGCGTCTCTTCGAGCTGGGGAGGTTCCCTGAAAAAATAAGGGAAGGGTCTCCTGAGATGCACAAACCCCAGTTACCACACCAACCCGCACCCCCGCCAGTCCTACATAGTCTAGGACAGCGATCAGACAGTTCAACTGGAAATGCTGTCCGGTGTGACCCACAGCACAGCCAGcatgtccccccgccccctcccacccgggAGGACAGCCTGCATTCTGCAGCAAGCAGCCATAGCGGCTCTGCACCCCAGGCGACTCCTATTCACCCATCAAAGCCCCATCAGGAAGCCGCCTCCTCAGGAAGCCTCCCGGTCACAAGGGGGCGCTCTTGAGGCTGTGCATCCCCTTTGCCTGGCTCTAAAGGGATGAAGGGAACAGGTAAGGGCCCAGAGGACTGTGCAAGTTTTCCGGAGAGGGAGTCAAAGgaatgaggaggggaggggtagaGAGTAATAAGTGGGTTGTGGGGGTGTCCCTGCCCTGTTCCTCTCCCACAAGGCCCACAGGCTGACCTGGCCGAGGGCCCCGAGGACGCTGGGCTGCGTGAGGGTGAGCCTGGAGTCCACCAGCCCACCCGGGGGCGGCTCCTTCCCCGGGATGCTGTTGTAGTAGTTATGCTCGCTCTCCTCCTCGTCCCCCCAGGCCGACTCCTCGGGGCCCGTCAGCCTggggacagacacacacaggggaGCACCAGTAGAGGCCCGGGGTCACAGGGCTCCCCACGGGGCACCCAGCCTAGCCACTGTAGCTTTGAGACAAATGGGATCAGGGCCTCTGACCACCTCCtgtggaatggggggtgggggggtgtgacCCTGACCCGGAAATAGAACAGGTACACCCTCGTCCTCCCGCTGACTGGACAGCAGATGCTCTGaaagcccaccccagccccgaaGGGCAGAACCAGGACACCCCCAGAACTGGCATGGGGTGCGTGGGGGAAGCTGGAGACCCGTCCAGCCCCGCACTGCCCCTTGGGGGGCCATCCTTGAGGGATCGGAGCAGGCGAGCCAAGAGGGGCGTTGCCGCCAGCCCATGTCTGGGACAGGAGCACAGGGACCCCAGGCAGGGACCGCCAGCGTGTGCAAGGGAGGGAGTGTGCAAACCTGTGTGGAAGGGACAGGAGGAAACCAGCGTGAACATGGGGGTGCAAATCCCTTGCAATgttgtgtggcccccagacacgCCGCTGCCAAACAGGGGGGCAGCTGCCTCCACATGGTCATCCAACCAATCCAGAATTTGGGGAGCTCACCCCCCTGACCTGCCTGCACCAGTGGCCCAAAGGGTTTCTAATATTTGGGGGGAgcaactcctggctcagggttgactccggactctgtgctcagggatctatgctcagggaaccctatggcgTGTCGGggaacccgggtggccacatgcaaggccaacaccctcctcGCTGGGCAATTGCTCTGGGTCCAGGATTCCTAGCTTTGAAGCTGTTAAAGTGGCAAATGGCTGAAAACAGAAGaaggaagttggggctggagcgatagcacagcagagagggtgtttgccttgcacgcggccgacccaggttcgattcccagcatcccatagggtcccctgagcactgccatgagtaattcctgagtgcggagccaggagtagcaactgtgtatcgccgggtgtgacccaaaaagaaaaaaaaagaaggaagttgGGTGTCAGtgagcttggttttttttttgggtgaaattcacggtgtgtgtgtgtgtgtgtgtgtgtggtgtgtaaaCCAATGTCATTAGCACAAGTCCCTTCCCAGTCCTGACCactgggagggcgggagggggagctCAAGAcccagagggaggggcaggagggcagggagggaggaggcagctgggctGGTACCTCTCGGGGGGCACGACCACAGTTGGGGGGCTGTGCAGGTACTGTTTGAAACGCAGCTCGAAGGCCTGGCCCACCGTGCTGATGACACTCTGTGCCAGGCCATCACAGCACTCCAGGATGTGACAGGCTGCGGAGGGGACAGGCGTCACTCTGCAGCCGACaatccccaccctcccaccccacccccctccccaccaccagcctCACCTCTCTGGTTGATGGGGTCCTTAGCGACATAGGCCACGTAATCTGTCATGTCCTGGGGAgagacacgggggggggggggtgggaggggaccaaatgcccccccacccccgagggaCCCCCCCAGCCGCCCACCCCCGGCAAcggagggcaggggagagtaACTCACCGTGTCGCCGCCCGACGCAAAGGAAATAGACTGCATATGATGGTTGGCGATAATCTGGCCAGAGAGACACAGTTGgtcacggggcgggggaggggggaagggggctgtGTCAGGACCAAGGGGATGCTGGGGTGGATGCCAGGCATGAGGCAGGGACAGGGAAAGGCAGGGATGTAAACCTGGCTCCTTGGAGCAATGAAGGAGGAATCAGAGCCACCA is part of the Sorex araneus isolate mSorAra2 chromosome 2, mSorAra2.pri, whole genome shotgun sequence genome and harbors:
- the SHC2 gene encoding SHC-transforming protein 2 isoform X1 — translated: MTQGPGGRAPPAPPAPPEPEAPTTFCALLPRMPQWKFAAPAGFLGRGPGARAAGGTGGAGGADPQPEPPGPASVPALAAAVLGACEPRCAAAPCPLPALSRCRTAGTRGPRGARGAAPDAAAADEWIRKGSFIHKPAHGWLHPDARVLAPGVSYIVRYMGCIEVLRSMRSLDFNTRTQVTREAINRLHESVPGVRGSWKKKAPNKALASILGKSNLRFAGMSIAVSISVDGLNLSVPATRQIIANHHMQSISFASGGDTDMTDYVAYVAKDPINQRACHILECCDGLAQSVISTVGQAFELRFKQYLHSPPTVVVPPERLTGPEESAWGDEEESEHNYYNSIPGKEPPPGGLVDSRLTLTQPSVLGALGQGTSPARRDARGLQWDLGPSAPPGDGYVQADARGPQDYEDHLYVNTQGLDALELLRPEDSPQKDLFDMRPFEDALKLHECSLVAVTAAPAATVPVEDQWPSPPTRRAPIAPTEEQLRQEPWYHGQMSRRAAEKLLRADGDFLVRDSVTNPGQYVLTGMHAGQPKHLLLVDPEGVVRTKDVLFESISHLIDYHVQNGQPIVAAESELHLRGVVKREP
- the SHC2 gene encoding SHC-transforming protein 2 isoform X2 gives rise to the protein MGVLIQKSTPSLPQRICSSLGLRPCTWVASRCSVLCAPWISTPAPRSPGKLSTGFMSPCLVCGAPGRRRLQALQAPPRCPLLHLQAPNKALASILGKSNLRFAGMSIAVSISVDGLNLSVPATRQIIANHHMQSISFASGGDTDMTDYVAYVAKDPINQRACHILECCDGLAQSVISTVGQAFELRFKQYLHSPPTVVVPPERLTGPEESAWGDEEESEHNYYNSIPGKEPPPGGLVDSRLTLTQPSVLGALGQGTSPARRDARGLQWDLGPSAPPGDGYVQADARGPQDYEDHLYVNTQGLDALELLRPEDSPQKDLFDMRPFEDALKLHECSLVAVTAAPAATVPVEDQWPSPPTRRAPIAPTEEQLRQEPWYHGQMSRRAAEKLLRADGDFLVRDSVTNPGQYVLTGMHAGQPKHLLLVDPEGVVRTKDVLFESISHLIDYHVQNGQPIVAAESELHLRGVVKREP